The DNA region gctaacaggaggacgtaggagaagccgcgtttacGCACATAAATgtacctaaacatgcacaggacacttggaaaacacactaaagggcatataaaaccagaaaaagcataatatgggacctttaaaaatgcattttaaactgAATACATTTGTCAAACAGAATGGCATCTTTCCCGTGCAAAGCGTCTACATGGCAGAAGGTGCATTATGTCTCCTCTTGCAGACAGAGCTAAGCTATGTGTACCTGTTTCGAGGACGATCGTGGGATGGAGGGCTGTAGAAAGCTTCAACAGCAGCTAGCAGCCGGTCGCTAGGCGGCATTGGAGGGGGCAGCCGTATGTCTTTGGGGTCCAGAGGTTTATAATCACAGTCTTCAAGCTGAGCAGCAGACAGTAAAGAGAGGATCAGAAGACATGCAGGGATGAGGTAACCACTTTCtccttttcattattttgatgTATTCAGAAATTAATTTTTTAACCTCAATCAAAGGAAGGCGACTTACTTTAACCAGCGGAGCCATGAGACCAGCTGGCAGGTCGAAGTAGGGAACGTTAGGCACCAGACTCGGGTCATCCTGGActggatgctgctgctgctgttgctgcggCTGTtgctgtggctgctgctgctgctgctgctgctgctgctgctgccggtGACGCACGTGGGGCGAGTGGCCGTTGAAACCGTGGGGGGGTGGACCAAAATCTTGGTGCTGCCCTCCACCCCCCCAGGGAGGATGCTCAGACGCCCCCATTACTGGTGGAGGGATCCTCTGGTTGGGATGGTGATGTGGAGGAGGACCTGGCATGTCTGGAAAAAGGAGGACACAAAATCAGTATTTATTAAATCCAATGAtgaatgcacaaacaggaagtcaagttattgatcttaacTTCACACCTCCAGGAAATTCTCCCTGAGCGTAGTCAAAGCGGTGTGGAGTGTACGGGGGCCTGTCGTAGTGGTGTCGAGGAGGGAAGTCATCCTGCATGAAGCGTGGCGGGAAGCGTCCAAAATTGTGTGGTGGCGGAGGGGGTTGATTGAAAGGAGGAGGCTGCTGGTGGGGAGGGAAGGGTCCCCTGAAATGGGGGGGTCTCTGTAATAACATCATATATACCATCATTCTTTGAAGATTCATCTGCAGATCAGGGAGCAGAGTGATACActggagaaaaagaaatcagacCACAGAAAACATCTACTACATGCCTGCATGCGTGGAGGAAAAGGGGGCTCTCTTTGGCCCCATGGAGGCTGGTCAGGCTGGTTCCCCCAGGGCGGCTGTTGGTCAAATGAGTTCCAGGATGGAGGGCCTTGATCAGGTCCACCTGGACCACTCCAGGGACCTCCTTCTCTGGGTGGAGCTCCACTCCAGTTCCCAGGGTCCCTCTGTTCATTCCACATGCCCTCGTGGCTGTTCCAGGGGGGGCATGGAGGGGGGGGCTGATTTGGGTCGAAAGGAGGctggggaagaaaaagaagaagaaaatacaagGAGCAGGGTCAGAACCACTTCACAACATCCTTCAAGCAAGGAAGTGGGGCAAGCTTTCTGTTGTTTCCATCACATCACGGTCACACTGTTTAGCAGAACAACAGGCTGGCTTCAAAAAGTGCCTTTTGAAAAGTCCCTATAAACAAACTGTTATTAATAAGGTCATTATGAAAACAAAGGGCTGTGCaatgtttgtaaaaacaaacatcaacaggTGTCAGCATAACAGCATAACCCTGAAGCACATTACAAACTGATACATTTTGGTCCTGTTCTCTCCAGTCGTATGTTTTATTACATCGTAGTCTGGGGcagaaccaaatcaagacagGAGGAGTCAATTTCACTATGAGGGTTTTTAAACTTGCAGAAAACAGCCACAtatttcactcagacttcaccctGAGTTTCTCCTACCAGACCCCTAGtacgagtgagctgatgtgagaacgcagcaggatattatccagagaattcacctcgacATGGGGGTGGTGACATTTAAAATCCTGTGACCGGTCCGTCCGTGACTATAAACCATGACCTTCTTGTCTCGAACCTCACCAAGATCCTTCATGTCAAAACACCAACAATGATTCTGATGTTATATGGacacagaaaaactaaaaggtTTTTACCGGCTGGTTGGGGTTCCAGGGGCCCATGTGCTGGGGGTCAAACCACCCAGACTTGTTGGAGGGGTTATCTGAGGGTCCACTGGAGTTGCTGGGCTCCTGTGGTCTGGATGAAGCTCCATCAAACTCCCCTGGAGGTGGCCCCGAAATGGGAGGTTTCACATCCCCTGTGAACAACACATGGACAGAGTATagcacaaccacacacacacaacagacatgtATTGATATGAGGAGCAAGTCATATATTAACAAACCTAAAACCTCCCAGATAATGAAATGATGGTGTTTACTTTTCTCTTTAACAGCCAGTTTAAAACTGAACAACAATGAGGCTGCTTTGTGTAATATACAACATTTAGGGTTAGTCATTATGTAAACAATACATCTGGTTTTGTGGACTATGTCTTCTCACCAGCCTGTGTGGTCATAGGTGGGGCTTTTTCAGCCTCAGCGGGGGCAGCTAGCTGCGCTACAGGGGCAGCGTTCAGATGCTGCTGCTTCAGACTGCCGACAAACTCTTCATGTTGGGTCTTCAGAGCTGCAATCTGCTGCTGGAAGGCCAGCTGAATGGGCTGCACAGCCCCAGCATATTCTGTTATCACAGACGCCTGAAAGAAGGAGGGCAAAGGGTGTGAACATGGGGACAGACAAAAATGTTATCAGTTAGCCTGACTGCAGGATAGTCGATCCCATACCCTGATCCAAACAATTGCCGAGGTGTTCctgactcgaggctgctcggaaCCGATTATCTGACAGAGATTGTTTTATAGTGGGAGTCGTATGAAGATCAAATCTTAACGTCACTGATCTGCTCGGAGATCGTCTGGGACTCCCTGATTTATATCAGACAGTTTTGATgtagatttaaaatgttgatgattacgtcatgaaagggtctggAGGAATTCCTGTGTGATTACAACAAGTACAAGAGAGGACAGTAATAAAAGGACGGGTGTGCTGGACACCTGAAATCATCTTAAGAGTCAAAACCTTTACGTGAGGTGGTGCGTTCCTCTGTCATGCATGATAATCTTAATCAAATCTTGTactctgtgctgtgcttttattttcatatcttgcagtgtgtgcatgcttgagaTCATGGATAAGATCATCTGTTAAGattctcctcatgtgtgtgATGATACCTGATTGCAGTCTGAGTCAGACTTTGATGAAAACAATCAGGGTTCTATTTTTTCAGAAagaggtgtaaaaaaaaaagaaaaaaaaaaagcatcctcAATCTTCAAAAGCAGAGGTCCATGATTTTGTCAAGAGCTAAACTGAACATGTCACACTCCGGCAGAGTGATGCATAGCTATGGTTGTAGGTAGACGAAAGTATCTGCCAGCTGATTCGGATGGAATCAACAGCTCAATAAATGTTATTCAATGATTTTACTGTTAATCGTTAAAAGAAGTCCCTTTTGTAAAACCTGAGACTGTAGGTTAAACACATGGATCATAGAAGTCCTGCTGGTATCTGGTCCACACATGGATCATAGAAGACCTGCTGGTATCTGGTCCACACATGGATCATAGAAGTCCTGCTGGTATCTGGTCCACAGTGGGTTAATGTGATGACAGCAGGTATTTATTTCACTGCATGGAGAGGATCCAAAACTTCTCAGGCTCCACATTTCTGTAGAGCTCTCATCTGTTAAAAATCTTCCCCAGATGACGTCAGAAACTTTATGCACGTATCCATCAAAGAAAACTGTGACCAGTTCCACTTTTCAACTCACTTGGTATTGGCCGAGGCCCAGTGCTGGATTCTGGAGCTGTTGAATGGTCTCCTCATCAAAGTAACCGTTCTTCTCCCAAAGCTGTAAGAGCTGCAAAACAGGAGGGATTTCAACAAAGACATTAAGACTTAAGAACCACTACTGAGTGATTCAATAAAAGAAGAAGGTATAACGTCTGAGAAACCTTTACTCACAGAAACAGAATTACTGCCAAAGCAAActcacaaaagtaaatatcaGAGATCAAGTTATGTCAGTTCTGTTTCCATAGCTCTGAGCCAAAGGAAGAGTCTGAGGCCCCATGTACACATAGCATTGTTCCCAGGCAGAAAGGCGCTGACTGTTTGTGCACATCCGtcttgtctctatgacaacagtctgttgatgctttttactgcatgttgtATATTTGAGATAATTCAATATGAGCATCAAACGGACGATGTTTCCCCTCCTACTTTGTCTGGACACGGAGCAAGGAGGCAAAACATACGGTGGCATCAACAGTGGGTTTCTGAGAGGTTGTAAGCGCTTGGAGCGGCTGCACAGAAAAGGCTGAGCTCCCAGAAAAAAGACGCTGACCTTTTTCTCCGGGCCGCTGCTGCAAGTGTTCTCTACTCGTTGAAAactattgaaaaaaaagaggctatcgctctaggtggacacggggccttactGCTCCATGAAGTTTATATTACCCTGTAATCTGTAATAGGACAATATGCTGAAACTAGAAGTATAAAATCTGCCCTTTGGTCACTCTGATTCTGATGTGTGTGTAATTACCCTGGTGAtcttctgctgcttctcttcCTCCACAGCCAGAAAGCTGGTGCAATAGATGGGAACTACGACTTTTTGCAGCGCTGCCAACAAGTCCTTCTGCTGCTTCCTTTGGCTGCAAGGACACATTGAAACCACATCACAGTAAGAGGAGGTTATAAATAGAACTGCAGCTTTTACACTGTGTGTAACTCGTAATCAGAGATCATGTTGATGAAGATGTCACAGTCTTAACTGTTACTCTGAGAAAAGTgtggtttttttaaattagctttacCAGTGGTGGAGGACATCATTGGTCAGATAGATGAGATGCAGGCGAAGCTCAAAATGTGCTCCGTCAACGGTGATGCGGTTGCGAagatgtgatgtcatcagctCACAGTGCTGTGGAGTCTTGGCGTTGGTAAACATCCAGTTCTTACCAGCCTAAAAAccagtgaggagtttttttgtttgttagaaTATTCTGAAGAGGTTCATGTATCAAACATCAGTAACAGCAGGCTTACAGAGATGGCGTCTTTGGTGCAGGTGTCTATGATGGGCTGCAGCAGGTTGTCAAACTCTGTGATGTCTAACTGAGTTTCCAGCAGCAGCTTTTGGGTCTGCTGCTCCGTCGCCAGAGCTATGGCTGCGGTCACTTGTTCCTACACggagaaagatgaaagaaaacataAGAAAAACTACCGCCATCTTTCCTCAGCCTGTTGATGTAACAGAAAGTTCATAGGAAGAAATCAGGAGTAGAATTAAATAAGGGCGTTCTTCTCCTTTGCAACTCAGACGTGCATTTTGTGGCTTATTAACGATTAATGATTCATCGATAATTGATTGTTACGGTGTTCAACTATCGAGtaagaaaaatgactgaaatgtgcAACCCTAGTCCCTATACAGATatgaacatgaaataaatacatcaggCTGGCTACACAGAAATGTTGGGAACTACCCAAAAAGAGCAGAACTCTTTAgaagcagaaatataaaaaacaaacaaaaaggaaaaagttatTCCTAGAGGAGGATGACCTCTGGTTTTAAGGTCATGTACCTGTCTGAGAGTGTGCAGatgttgctcctgctgctgcagattCCACTGACTCTGTTGAACGAGCTCATCAAAAGAGAGCGCAGAAGGCGGAGGAATCGGAGGAGGAGCGATTATCTgcagtgatggaggagggatATCGACCACGTCGTTGGCTCCTGGGTTGTACATGTCTGCAAaagaatatgaaatatgaaacttTAGAGTTTGAAAGATTTGTTTTCTGACTTGATGCTGAGACGTTCGAGGCTGAATGACTGCTGACGTGATGAGGAGcctaaagagaaaaatgtgttcCATAAATCATGTGCAAGGCAGATACACATAAGTTAacttcaggtttaaaaaaagaaaaaagaacttGCTTTTAAACAGCGGGCAGATCAAAGGTTCTAAGGTACTAAGCTTGAAGAACATTTCAAGGACATTTAAAGTTAATTTACACAAACGCCATCTTTAATTTAAACCTCTGAGTCCTGcagaaagaacaaacaaatctaAGTCACAAAAGACCAGAAACACCCGGgtttgaaaatgtgtgaaacTATTGGTTACTAAACTACAGTCAGGCTGCACGATGAGACTCAGCCATCAGAGCTGTTCATCGTCACTGCTCTCACGAGTCCATTATCCTGTCAACTATTCGTTGCATCCTCAATTTTCTTTACTACTGCACATGGCTGCTTTTTCATCATTGAAGATGAACAGTCAGATAAATAaggactcctttttttttaccatttagAAAGTGCTTTAGAATTCAACACAGACATCTTTACATtgtaaaccaaaataaataaatgatgtagaAAATCCACAAGCAACGTCAACAAGCAATAATCAGAAATGTTCAGTCACTGCATCGATGCAGAATCATCCATGGTCACAATGCATCTGAGAAACACTTCATTTCACCTAACAGCCTGTCCTAGCAGCACCAACGCGAGCAAGCGTCAGCAACAACATCAGCCTGAATCTAATGCTTCCTACTGGAGTGTCCCTTGAGCAACACAGCGCTGCGCTGTTTGTGTCATATGTGTTGAAAGAAA from Labrus bergylta chromosome 6, fLabBer1.1, whole genome shotgun sequence includes:
- the cherp gene encoding calcium homeostasis endoplasmic reticulum protein, with product MDIPNAPEDQELRNVIDKLAQFVARNGPEFEKMTMEKQKDNPKFSFLFGGDYFSYYRCKLAMEQQQHPSTHDGEEYNSEDMYNPGANDVVDIPPPSLQIIAPPPIPPPSALSFDELVQQSQWNLQQQEQHLHTLRQEQVTAAIALATEQQTQKLLLETQLDITEFDNLLQPIIDTCTKDAISAGKNWMFTNAKTPQHCELMTSHLRNRITVDGAHFELRLHLIYLTNDVLHHCQRKQQKDLLAALQKVVVPIYCTSFLAVEEEKQQKITRLLQLWEKNGYFDEETIQQLQNPALGLGQYQASVITEYAGAVQPIQLAFQQQIAALKTQHEEFVGSLKQQHLNAAPVAQLAAPAEAEKAPPMTTQAGDVKPPISGPPPGEFDGASSRPQEPSNSSGPSDNPSNKSGWFDPQHMGPWNPNQPPPFDPNQPPPPCPPWNSHEGMWNEQRDPGNWSGAPPREGGPWSGPGGPDQGPPSWNSFDQQPPWGNQPDQPPWGQREPPFPPRMQRPPHFRGPFPPHQQPPPFNQPPPPPHNFGRFPPRFMQDDFPPRHHYDRPPYTPHRFDYAQGEFPGDMPGPPPHHHPNQRIPPPVMGASEHPPWGGGGQHQDFGPPPHGFNGHSPHVRHRQQQQQQQQQQQPQQQPQQQQQQHPVQDDPSLVPNVPYFDLPAGLMAPLVKLEDCDYKPLDPKDIRLPPPMPPSDRLLAAVEAFYSPPSHDRPRNSEGWEQNGLYEFFRAKMRARRKKGQDKRNIARGGSRSRSKSRSRGRSSSQSSSRSSKSSRSRSRSSRSRSRSQSRSYSRSRSRSRSRSSHSRSRSRSRSRSHSPTTKRRRGQKSQSASPPSTSAMGTPSSKGPAENRLGEENKGHQLLMKMGWSGSGGLGAKEQGIQDPIKGGDIRDKWDQYKGVGVSLDDPYENYRRNKSYNFVARMKAREEVNREPPEAPPAE